A DNA window from Thermococcus sp. 4557 contains the following coding sequences:
- the fba gene encoding class I fructose-bisphosphate aldolase — protein MDAYQNVGIKRRMKRFFRRDGRALIFAMDHGFEHGPTDFEEHWEHVNPRIIIKKVMRAGIDGVMMLPGLARIAGNDVKPDRGLMIKLTSKTNLRPKDDQLLQSQLGYVEDAVKLGADAIAATVYWGSPQEDVMMRQFAEIASYAHDLGFPVVQFAYPRGPYINEKYGKKEDYRVVMYGARAAVESGADMIKTYWTGSRETFAKVVDAAAGVPVLLSGGAKTEDPVDFLKLVWDVIEAGGAGAVVGRNIFQREDPEPFIKALLRVVHRNEDPEEAAKAEGLL, from the coding sequence ATGGATGCATACCAGAACGTGGGCATAAAGAGGAGGATGAAGCGCTTCTTCAGGAGGGACGGAAGGGCCCTCATCTTCGCCATGGATCACGGCTTCGAGCACGGGCCGACGGACTTCGAGGAGCACTGGGAGCACGTCAACCCGAGGATCATCATAAAGAAAGTCATGAGGGCCGGAATCGACGGCGTTATGATGCTCCCTGGCCTCGCGAGGATTGCCGGCAACGACGTGAAGCCCGACAGGGGTCTGATGATCAAGCTCACCAGCAAGACCAACCTCCGCCCGAAGGACGACCAGCTCCTCCAGAGCCAGCTCGGCTACGTTGAGGACGCGGTGAAGCTCGGCGCCGATGCAATAGCCGCGACCGTCTACTGGGGCAGCCCGCAGGAAGACGTTATGATGCGCCAGTTCGCGGAGATAGCGAGCTACGCCCACGACCTCGGCTTTCCGGTCGTCCAGTTCGCCTACCCGCGCGGACCGTACATAAACGAGAAGTACGGGAAGAAGGAAGACTACCGCGTCGTCATGTACGGTGCCAGGGCGGCCGTTGAGAGCGGCGCGGACATGATAAAGACCTACTGGACCGGCTCGAGGGAGACCTTCGCCAAGGTTGTCGATGCGGCAGCCGGAGTTCCCGTTCTCCTCAGCGGCGGGGCAAAGACCGAGGACCCCGTGGACTTCCTCAAGCTCGTCTGGGACGTCATAGAGGCCGGCGGAGCCGGGGCGGTCGTTGGAAGGAACATCTTCCAGCGCGAAGACCCCGAGCCGTTTATAAAGGCACTCCTCCGCGTCGTCCACCGCAACGAGGACCCGGAGGAGGCGGCGAAAGCCGAGGGGCTCCTCTGA
- a CDS encoding biotin--[acetyl-CoA-carboxylase] ligase: MERIIGRKIITLDEVDSTNEYAKRIARNVPEGTVVVAKKQTAGRGRKGRSWASPEGGLWMSVVLKPPRVDPRLVFVGALAVVDTLADFGIESGIKWPNDVWAGGRKISGILTEGKAGEYSILGIGLNVNNAIPEELRENAVSMVQFTGRELPLDAVLERLLFHLGGWYRVFLERPDLLMAKVRERAFILGKVVTVTEGDEKISGIALDILDDGSLLMSIDGQLRRILYGDVSLRFF; this comes from the coding sequence ATGGAGCGCATCATCGGAAGAAAGATCATAACCCTGGACGAGGTTGACTCCACCAACGAGTACGCGAAGCGAATAGCCCGAAATGTCCCGGAGGGAACTGTTGTCGTGGCGAAGAAACAGACCGCGGGAAGGGGCAGGAAGGGCCGCTCCTGGGCGTCCCCGGAGGGCGGGCTCTGGATGAGCGTTGTCCTCAAGCCCCCCAGGGTCGATCCAAGGCTCGTCTTCGTCGGGGCGCTGGCGGTCGTCGATACGCTCGCGGACTTTGGGATAGAGTCAGGGATAAAGTGGCCCAACGACGTGTGGGCGGGAGGCAGAAAGATATCGGGAATACTTACCGAGGGGAAGGCCGGCGAGTACAGCATACTGGGAATAGGCCTCAACGTGAACAACGCCATCCCCGAGGAGCTCAGGGAAAACGCTGTGTCGATGGTGCAGTTTACGGGCAGGGAGCTGCCGCTCGACGCTGTTCTCGAGAGGCTCCTGTTCCATCTGGGGGGATGGTATAGGGTTTTCCTCGAGAGGCCGGACCTGCTGATGGCGAAGGTTCGCGAGAGGGCGTTCATACTGGGGAAGGTTGTCACCGTAACCGAAGGTGATGAGAAAATCTCTGGCATAGCACTGGACATACTGGATGATGGCTCATTACTCATGAGCATTGACGGACAGTTAAGGAGAATCCTGTATGGGGACGTTTCGCTAAGGTTCTTCTAA
- a CDS encoding dicarboxylate/amino acid:cation symporter, protein MGKGLLRRYLDYPVLWKILWGLILGAVFGLVAAHFGWQDAVETYVKPFGDLFVRLLKMLVMPIILASLVVGASSISPARLGRVGVKIVVYYLFTSAFAVFFGLLMGNLFHVGRGVDLGTGTGKAIEAQPPSLIDTLLNIVPTNPFESLSSGAVLQTIFFAIVLGIALTYLINREDERLRAAGTTLLRAFDGLAEAMYLIVGGVMQYAPIGVFALIAYVMAIQGTKVIGPLTTVVLAVYVGLILQILLVYAVLLKIFGIDPVKFLKRAKDAMLTAFVTRSSSGTLPVTMRVAEEGMGIDRGIFSFTLPLGATINMDGTALYQGVTVLFVAYAIGQPLSLSQQLIVVLTAVLASIGTAGVPGAGAIMLAMVLQSVGLDLTAGSPVALAYAMILGIDAILDMGRTMVNVTGDLAGTTIVAKTEGELDESKWAE, encoded by the coding sequence GTGGGAAAGGGACTTCTGAGGAGGTATCTGGACTACCCGGTTCTCTGGAAGATACTCTGGGGCCTCATTCTGGGTGCAGTGTTCGGCCTGGTGGCGGCTCACTTCGGCTGGCAGGACGCCGTTGAGACATACGTAAAGCCCTTCGGCGACCTCTTCGTCAGGCTCCTGAAGATGCTCGTCATGCCAATAATCCTCGCGTCCCTTGTGGTGGGTGCATCGAGCATCAGCCCCGCCAGGCTGGGCCGTGTTGGCGTCAAGATCGTCGTTTACTACCTGTTTACCTCGGCGTTTGCGGTGTTCTTCGGCCTGCTCATGGGCAACCTCTTCCATGTGGGGAGGGGAGTTGACCTCGGAACCGGCACAGGTAAGGCCATCGAGGCCCAGCCGCCGTCCCTGATTGACACCCTCCTGAACATAGTGCCGACGAACCCATTTGAGTCGCTCTCCAGCGGTGCGGTCCTTCAGACGATATTCTTTGCGATAGTCCTCGGAATAGCCCTCACGTACCTCATCAACAGGGAGGACGAGAGGCTTAGGGCCGCCGGAACGACGCTTCTCAGGGCCTTTGACGGTCTCGCCGAGGCGATGTATCTCATAGTCGGGGGTGTCATGCAGTACGCACCGATAGGTGTCTTCGCGCTCATAGCCTACGTCATGGCGATTCAGGGCACGAAGGTCATCGGCCCGCTGACAACGGTCGTTCTGGCCGTTTATGTTGGTCTGATTCTCCAGATACTGCTTGTTTATGCCGTCCTGCTCAAGATCTTTGGCATCGACCCGGTGAAGTTCCTCAAAAGGGCAAAGGACGCCATGCTGACTGCCTTCGTCACGAGGAGCTCCAGCGGAACGCTGCCGGTTACGATGCGCGTTGCGGAGGAGGGAATGGGCATCGACAGGGGAATATTCTCCTTCACGCTGCCCCTCGGCGCGACGATAAACATGGACGGAACCGCGCTCTACCAGGGAGTTACGGTCCTGTTCGTCGCATACGCCATCGGTCAGCCACTCTCCCTGAGCCAGCAGCTCATCGTCGTTCTGACCGCCGTTCTGGCCTCGATAGGAACGGCAGGAGTTCCGGGTGCGGGGGCGATAATGCTCGCCATGGTTCTCCAGAGCGTCGGTCTCGACCTCACCGCCGGAAGTCCGGTTGCCCTGGCCTACGCCATGATACTCGGAATCGACGCCATCCTCGATATGGGCAGGACGATGGTGAACGTCACCGGCGATCTCGCGGGAACGACGATCGTGGCCAAGACCGAGGGAGAGCTGGACGAGTCGAAGTGGGCGGAGTGA
- a CDS encoding exodeoxyribonuclease VII small subunit, which yields MKRVFAVIFAAILLTSLVGPNFGLAGDTAPVVYKQDFTFKIIVLPNGSANITMTSVWLGPKEEIEKQIEKILNETQNGNMTMEEAIEKFEQEQLARYIQGLAQAGVKLVNESMKSYGIEEGNNITLVFNAIALDYARYYSYDHYWELWIDPTRGYGSMMVPDTGFPFGIEANNTFIVVLPPNATLLSYPKPFVKQYNQSRFAVESSAEGDTVIVRSRIYLEPWLTPDGLNSLFGDYGDYYIRYKTPYEGVEHYEKSITNEYVTLNVYSNGTVRLHMKDEYVEPLRDVIARKVEIVSYGVQNVTEYILRTYSLALGYQGAIVDGGKVTILGLNETTAPLVIDAEYMLRNFTKYENGSYVYTFDPTMGMAQSLQGRSEYEVNNTLHLTLNLTDGGEFIEVPDNVSTEVKGNRFTMTVVRRGNTLEIVSNVYIRYGAQPEDVKALLANRTSATVRYTLPAEESNGGMSDTQKMAAVIVAALIVVLAVAFWKRR from the coding sequence ATGAAAAGAGTCTTTGCGGTTATTTTTGCGGCGATTCTTCTGACGTCTCTCGTTGGCCCGAACTTCGGGCTTGCCGGGGATACGGCCCCCGTGGTCTACAAGCAGGACTTCACGTTCAAGATAATCGTTCTGCCCAACGGCAGCGCCAACATCACCATGACGAGCGTCTGGCTGGGACCGAAGGAGGAGATCGAGAAGCAGATAGAGAAGATCCTCAACGAGACCCAGAACGGCAACATGACGATGGAGGAGGCCATAGAGAAGTTCGAGCAGGAGCAGCTCGCCAGGTACATCCAGGGACTCGCCCAGGCCGGGGTAAAGCTGGTGAACGAGAGCATGAAGTCCTACGGCATAGAGGAGGGCAACAACATAACCCTCGTCTTCAACGCGATAGCCCTCGACTATGCCAGGTACTACTCGTATGATCACTACTGGGAGCTCTGGATCGACCCGACCAGGGGATACGGCTCCATGATGGTCCCCGATACGGGGTTCCCCTTTGGAATCGAGGCCAACAACACGTTCATAGTTGTCCTTCCACCCAACGCGACGCTCCTGAGCTACCCCAAACCCTTCGTCAAGCAGTACAACCAGAGCAGGTTTGCGGTCGAGTCGAGTGCTGAGGGCGATACCGTCATCGTTCGCTCCCGCATATACCTCGAGCCCTGGCTGACCCCGGATGGGCTTAACTCCCTCTTCGGGGATTATGGGGACTACTACATCCGCTATAAGACCCCCTACGAGGGAGTCGAGCACTATGAGAAGAGCATAACCAACGAGTACGTTACCCTTAACGTGTACTCCAACGGCACCGTCAGGCTGCACATGAAGGACGAATACGTGGAGCCCCTCAGGGACGTCATCGCCAGAAAGGTCGAGATAGTATCGTACGGGGTTCAGAACGTTACTGAGTACATACTCAGGACGTACTCCCTTGCGCTCGGTTACCAGGGAGCCATAGTGGATGGTGGTAAGGTAACCATCCTCGGACTCAACGAGACAACCGCGCCCCTCGTCATCGACGCGGAGTACATGCTGAGGAACTTCACGAAGTACGAGAACGGATCATACGTCTACACCTTTGATCCAACGATGGGAATGGCCCAGAGCCTCCAGGGCAGGAGCGAGTACGAGGTAAACAACACCCTGCACCTCACCCTCAACCTGACCGACGGCGGGGAGTTCATCGAGGTGCCCGACAACGTCAGCACCGAGGTCAAGGGCAACCGCTTTACCATGACCGTTGTCCGCAGGGGGAACACCCTGGAGATAGTCTCCAACGTTTACATCCGCTACGGCGCCCAGCCGGAGGACGTGAAGGCCCTCCTCGCCAACCGCACCAGCGCAACGGTCAGGTACACCCTGCCGGCCGAGGAATCCAACGGGGGAATGAGCGACACCCAGAAGATGGCCGCGGTCATCGTTGCGGCGCTTATCGTGGTCCTGGCGGTGGCCTTCTGGAAGAGGCGCTGA
- a CDS encoding alanyl-tRNA editing protein: MTRKLYYEDAYLREAKAKVLEVKENALLLDQTVFYPTGGGQPHDRGTINGVEVLDVYKDEGGNVWHVVAEPEKFKPGDEVELKIDWDYRYKLMRIHSAMHLLEHVLNEVLPGEWELYGSGMNVQKGRYDITYPENVNQWKEQIIETFNRLVDEGGEMKIWWEGETRYTQIRDFEVIRCGGTHVKDIKEIGHLKKFKRSSLGKGKQRLEIWLED; this comes from the coding sequence ATGACGCGCAAGCTCTACTACGAGGATGCCTACCTGAGGGAAGCGAAGGCGAAGGTTCTTGAAGTCAAGGAGAACGCCCTTCTCCTCGACCAGACGGTATTCTACCCGACCGGCGGCGGCCAGCCCCACGACAGGGGGACGATAAACGGCGTTGAGGTTCTGGACGTCTACAAGGACGAGGGAGGAAACGTCTGGCACGTCGTTGCGGAGCCGGAGAAGTTCAAGCCCGGCGACGAGGTTGAGCTTAAAATCGACTGGGACTACCGCTACAAGCTCATGAGAATTCACAGCGCGATGCACCTCCTGGAGCACGTGCTGAACGAGGTTCTCCCCGGCGAGTGGGAGCTCTACGGCAGCGGCATGAACGTCCAGAAGGGCCGCTACGACATAACCTACCCCGAGAACGTGAACCAGTGGAAGGAGCAGATTATAGAGACCTTCAACAGGCTCGTTGACGAGGGCGGCGAGATGAAGATATGGTGGGAAGGGGAGACCCGCTACACCCAGATAAGGGACTTCGAGGTAATTCGCTGCGGCGGAACCCATGTTAAGGACATAAAGGAGATAGGCCACCTGAAGAAGTTCAAGCGCTCCAGCCTCGGAAAGGGGAAGCAGAGGCTCGAAATCTGGCTCGAGGATTAG
- a CDS encoding CRISPR-associated helicase/endonuclease Cas3, whose protein sequence is MEWDNLIELMKRKRAKAKPDRSLYDHSKGAQEIARGLLPKIPHDERLDECLLLHVFLHDIGKLDDRFQAKLDGKLGKAPPHAYLGLELASRFLNCQEPYRTIALASILSHHSDLHQALYSNEIERGEKLVVDGTTISEPADFVWELRERILGGDLEDDYDMDPVEVRALYTLFNGLLRVSDWLESGGFSAETYHLPGGGAVRDLTAGYLKNKGFSLRPYQRVALGRGGGYFRLPTGDGKTETSLLATPDGASRVVYSLPTITTTEAMRKRFESMFGKDTVSFSHSMLFLSLYRKGALDERLIHRYAMRPIFVSTIDQVLLAFLNYPRFPVREFALRGAHWIIDEIHAYSPFTLSLILDAIEYAIKYLKAHVTVMSATLPSHVIAELEGRGLQPLIPLKSVEERYRSRKRVDVKVRDEPLMNAVDEIAGEGGKVLVVANTVTRARHLYEELRRKRKDVYLFHSRFINKDKENKMELVGKIDRGILVATQVVEVSLDIDYDVMYTETAPLDSLIQRFGRVNRRGQKKGRVYIFQPEGKRKHLPYDRDAFKASLALLGELEGMESELHLLELNDRFYDEIWNNYEGKLEERPLLKTLRTINRWKKSEDWLSTRDTFMTLPAIPRPFINTAAEFASRWDELSREKRLDAAVYVMEHTVNVPIWVLGEARLYSEDIYERFGVFGVDVDYDSEVGIKEEKKKLMLF, encoded by the coding sequence ATGGAATGGGACAATTTGATAGAACTCATGAAGAGGAAGCGAGCCAAGGCCAAACCTGACAGGAGCCTCTACGACCACTCCAAGGGGGCGCAAGAAATAGCCAGAGGACTTCTGCCAAAAATCCCCCACGATGAGCGGCTCGATGAATGCCTGCTCCTTCACGTCTTCCTTCACGACATTGGAAAGCTCGATGACAGATTCCAGGCCAAACTCGATGGAAAACTGGGAAAGGCACCTCCCCACGCGTACCTCGGACTCGAGCTGGCCTCGCGGTTTCTGAACTGCCAAGAACCCTACAGGACGATAGCCCTAGCCTCAATACTAAGCCATCACTCTGACCTTCACCAAGCACTTTACAGCAACGAGATAGAGCGCGGGGAGAAACTGGTAGTTGACGGAACCACTATTTCAGAGCCCGCTGATTTCGTCTGGGAGCTCAGAGAAAGAATTCTTGGAGGGGATCTGGAGGACGACTATGACATGGATCCTGTAGAGGTCCGCGCCCTGTACACGCTCTTCAACGGTCTTCTCCGCGTTTCAGACTGGCTTGAAAGCGGGGGTTTCTCGGCGGAGACGTATCACCTGCCGGGGGGAGGAGCCGTCCGGGACCTGACCGCAGGGTATCTGAAGAATAAGGGCTTCTCGCTCAGGCCATATCAAAGGGTGGCGCTGGGCAGGGGAGGCGGATACTTCAGACTCCCGACTGGAGACGGCAAAACGGAAACCAGCCTCCTGGCAACCCCTGATGGAGCCTCTAGAGTGGTCTATTCACTCCCAACGATAACCACCACGGAGGCAATGAGGAAACGCTTTGAATCCATGTTTGGGAAGGATACGGTCTCGTTTTCCCACAGCATGCTGTTCCTGAGCCTTTACCGGAAAGGTGCCCTGGACGAGCGTCTCATTCACCGCTACGCGATGAGGCCCATCTTCGTATCAACAATCGACCAGGTTCTGCTGGCTTTCCTGAACTATCCACGCTTCCCGGTCAGGGAGTTCGCACTCAGAGGAGCGCACTGGATAATCGACGAGATACACGCCTACAGCCCGTTCACACTATCCCTTATCTTGGACGCGATTGAATACGCTATCAAATACCTAAAAGCCCATGTTACCGTAATGTCTGCTACACTGCCATCGCACGTTATTGCGGAACTGGAGGGGAGGGGGCTTCAGCCGCTAATCCCCTTAAAGAGCGTTGAGGAGCGCTACCGTTCCAGGAAGAGGGTGGATGTGAAGGTGAGGGACGAGCCGCTGATGAACGCCGTTGATGAGATCGCTGGCGAGGGCGGTAAGGTTCTGGTGGTCGCCAATACCGTAACGAGGGCCAGACACCTCTACGAGGAGCTCCGGAGAAAAAGAAAGGACGTGTACCTCTTCCATTCAAGGTTCATCAATAAGGACAAGGAAAATAAAATGGAACTCGTGGGAAAAATTGACAGGGGAATACTCGTGGCCACCCAGGTGGTCGAGGTTTCCCTTGATATAGACTACGATGTGATGTACACCGAGACCGCCCCGCTGGACTCTCTGATACAGCGCTTTGGGCGGGTCAACAGGAGGGGGCAGAAAAAAGGCAGGGTGTACATCTTCCAGCCAGAGGGCAAAAGAAAGCATCTGCCATATGACAGGGATGCATTCAAGGCAAGCCTGGCCCTTCTTGGAGAACTCGAAGGCATGGAGAGTGAGCTTCACCTTCTGGAGCTCAACGACAGGTTTTATGACGAGATATGGAATAACTATGAGGGCAAGCTCGAGGAGAGACCGCTCTTAAAAACTCTAAGGACAATAAATCGTTGGAAAAAGAGCGAAGACTGGCTATCCACGAGGGACACCTTCATGACCCTGCCGGCGATTCCACGGCCATTCATTAATACGGCCGCAGAATTTGCCTCCCGCTGGGATGAACTGTCCAGGGAGAAACGGCTGGACGCGGCGGTTTACGTGATGGAGCACACGGTGAATGTACCTATATGGGTGCTCGGGGAGGCAAGGCTCTACAGCGAGGACATCTACGAAAGATTCGGGGTTTTTGGCGTTGACGTGGACTACGACAGCGAAGTGGGGATAAAAGAGGAGAAAAAGAAGCTGATGCTATTTTAA
- the cas4 gene encoding CRISPR-associated protein Cas4, with protein sequence MRITGVMVQYYFTCKRELWFFSRGLQFDEENEDMLIGRLIHGESYERNWKEVTLGDVKLDVVIKGDGIEVVEIKKSSRLEEPARWQLKYYLYLLKKAGVDAKGVMTYPREKRREEVELRDEDILALEKALEDIERVISLETPPPAKKKPYCRRCAYRDFCWV encoded by the coding sequence TTGAGGATAACTGGCGTCATGGTACAGTACTATTTCACATGCAAGAGGGAGCTGTGGTTCTTTTCTAGGGGGCTTCAGTTTGACGAGGAGAACGAGGACATGCTCATAGGAAGGCTCATTCACGGGGAATCGTATGAGCGGAACTGGAAGGAGGTTACTCTGGGCGACGTGAAGCTCGACGTGGTGATAAAGGGTGACGGCATTGAGGTCGTGGAAATCAAGAAAAGCTCCAGGCTGGAGGAGCCCGCCAGGTGGCAGCTGAAATACTACCTCTACTTGCTGAAGAAAGCGGGCGTTGATGCGAAAGGCGTCATGACATATCCTCGAGAAAAGAGGCGCGAGGAAGTAGAGCTGCGGGACGAGGACATACTGGCCCTCGAAAAAGCTCTGGAGGACATCGAAAGGGTTATATCCCTTGAAACACCACCTCCAGCTAAGAAAAAACCATACTGCAGAAGATGCGCTTACAGGGACTTCTGCTGGGTGTGA
- the cas2 gene encoding CRISPR-associated endonuclease Cas2 → MYVIIVYDVDVRRVGKVHRFLRTHLHWRQNSVFEGEVGKAQLYEIKRTLESMIEGDDSVLIYELPRGDFTLHVIGIDKSPVGEII, encoded by the coding sequence ATGTACGTAATAATCGTTTACGATGTTGACGTGAGGAGGGTTGGCAAGGTTCACCGCTTTCTGAGGACACACCTTCACTGGCGCCAGAACAGCGTCTTTGAAGGAGAAGTCGGCAAAGCCCAGCTCTATGAGATAAAACGAACCCTCGAAAGCATGATCGAGGGAGATGACTCCGTGCTGATATACGAACTGCCGCGCGGGGACTTCACGCTCCACGTCATCGGGATTGATAAAAGCCCCGTGGGGGAGATAATTTGA
- the cas1b gene encoding type I-B CRISPR-associated endonuclease Cas1b has protein sequence MKRPVYITQMGILERRGNTLFFENENGKKAIPINSTSEIHCFKPVTLTSGAIKLLSEKNVPAHFYNKYGYYRGSYMPIEGQISGTVVIKQAEHYLDPEKRIYIASQFLGGIKASMVAFLKSQRADYGTISEIEVKGETPTELMGVESQLWREFYGVYSTMLKHFEFNERNRRPPRDEVNAMISYGNSVLYTVVLSEIRKTYLHPAISFLHEPLERRYSLALDIADIFKPIIVFRVILRLVNRRQIRKEHFDRDVGVMMNREGLRIFIEELNGELNRKVLHPRFKRKVSIRYMVRLEGYSLVRHLLGDSKYRSLRAWW, from the coding sequence ATGAAACGGCCGGTGTATATCACCCAGATGGGGATACTCGAAAGGAGGGGCAATACTCTATTCTTCGAGAACGAGAACGGCAAGAAAGCCATCCCCATAAACTCCACCAGCGAAATACACTGTTTCAAACCCGTGACTTTAACGAGCGGGGCTATAAAACTTCTCTCAGAGAAAAATGTCCCTGCCCACTTCTACAACAAGTACGGCTATTATAGGGGTTCGTATATGCCGATTGAGGGGCAGATAAGTGGAACGGTCGTAATAAAACAGGCCGAGCACTACCTCGACCCGGAAAAGCGCATCTACATAGCCTCTCAGTTCCTGGGGGGGATAAAAGCCTCGATGGTGGCTTTTCTGAAATCACAGAGGGCGGATTATGGCACCATCTCGGAAATCGAGGTTAAGGGTGAAACGCCCACCGAGCTGATGGGGGTCGAGAGCCAGTTGTGGAGGGAGTTCTACGGGGTGTATTCCACCATGCTCAAACACTTCGAGTTTAATGAAAGAAATAGAAGGCCTCCCCGCGATGAGGTGAACGCCATGATAAGCTACGGGAACTCGGTTCTCTACACGGTGGTGCTCTCGGAGATTCGGAAGACATACCTCCATCCGGCCATCAGCTTCCTCCACGAGCCTCTGGAGCGGAGGTATTCGCTGGCACTTGACATTGCAGATATATTCAAGCCGATAATCGTCTTCAGAGTTATTCTCCGACTCGTCAACAGGCGACAGATACGGAAAGAACACTTCGATAGGGACGTTGGGGTGATGATGAACAGGGAGGGGCTCAGAATATTTATCGAGGAACTCAACGGAGAACTCAACAGGAAGGTTCTCCATCCACGATTCAAGAGGAAGGTATCGATTCGATACATGGTTCGCCTGGAAGGATACTCCCTTGTGAGGCACCTCCTGGGGGACAGCAAATACAGATCACTGCGGGCGTGGTGGTGA
- the cas5 gene encoding CRISPR-associated protein Cas5 — translation MLGLVLEVRPLQAHFRIPYNSLLLDSYPFPPRTTAIGLVAGAMGLPEGGYRELLKEMRYGVIVEDPGVRVEEKAAIFKSPDSPLYPITKVLFHKPRYRMFFAGDDDLIERAYDSLIDPVFTPYLGDSESLMYPAKRDYVRIVEVNDGKESILRSIIPGDEYTKGARFVLMKRTNLTPREYRMPVDFTYGRGKGRRAVYRKVVAFAGGYVELANPIDVLLFDGEPVFAL, via the coding sequence GTGCTGGGCCTCGTTCTTGAGGTCAGACCCCTGCAGGCACATTTCAGGATACCCTATAACTCCCTACTCCTCGACAGCTACCCATTCCCACCAAGGACGACTGCCATAGGTCTAGTGGCTGGGGCTATGGGGCTCCCAGAGGGTGGTTACAGAGAACTGCTTAAAGAAATGAGGTACGGGGTAATAGTAGAGGATCCAGGGGTCAGAGTTGAGGAAAAGGCAGCAATATTCAAAAGTCCCGACTCCCCTCTCTATCCAATAACTAAGGTCCTCTTCCACAAACCGCGGTATCGCATGTTTTTCGCCGGGGACGATGATCTGATAGAGAGGGCCTACGACTCCCTCATCGATCCCGTTTTCACCCCGTATCTTGGGGATAGCGAGAGTCTCATGTATCCAGCGAAGAGAGACTACGTCCGTATCGTGGAAGTCAATGATGGCAAAGAATCCATCCTGCGGAGCATTATACCAGGCGACGAGTACACCAAAGGTGCTAGGTTTGTCCTCATGAAGAGAACCAATCTGACCCCCAGGGAGTATAGGATGCCCGTCGACTTCACCTACGGCAGGGGAAAAGGACGAAGGGCGGTTTACAGGAAAGTGGTAGCGTTTGCAGGGGGATACGTTGAGCTGGCCAACCCCATCGATGTGCTACTCTTTGATGGAGAACCTGTGTTCGCTCTTTGA
- the cas7i gene encoding type I-B CRISPR-associated protein Cas7/Cst2/DevR, with product MKAIEIVTLTKVEGANLNSNGTEGVIAVLKKIRDPIDGREYVRVSGQSVKYHLRQLLKELGWELSQVVPKSEGGQKVIVSLGEPEKYIDDDIFGYMIAKKVNNKNATLRRTAVVRTNGMISIFPYQEDRDFGVRYDPSGDNHNIYETEITTNVMRGNFFIELDRLGVFKEGLEVPKLEGLEVRKEKDATGKEVTFYILPKLEREKRLRALLAAIMQYHGGAKLSNFFTKVYPEIMVVALLKRKVPAIGDALAVKPGYVDGKLVIDVDRLRETVETFEDNIEKLYIGLFESRFANVDELRNSFSDMDNVEILSMKALRERLEELELGE from the coding sequence ATGAAAGCCATCGAGATTGTGACCCTGACCAAGGTGGAGGGGGCAAATCTGAACTCCAACGGAACAGAGGGCGTTATAGCGGTCCTCAAGAAGATTCGCGACCCCATTGATGGCCGAGAGTATGTCCGTGTCTCCGGCCAGAGCGTCAAGTACCATCTAAGGCAGCTCCTGAAGGAGCTCGGCTGGGAGCTGAGCCAGGTTGTACCAAAGAGCGAAGGTGGGCAGAAGGTCATAGTATCCCTCGGAGAACCGGAAAAGTACATAGACGACGACATCTTCGGCTACATGATAGCCAAGAAAGTGAACAATAAAAACGCAACGCTCAGGAGAACCGCAGTGGTAAGAACCAACGGTATGATATCCATATTCCCCTATCAGGAGGACAGGGACTTCGGAGTTCGCTACGACCCGAGCGGAGACAACCACAACATATACGAGACAGAGATAACCACAAACGTCATGCGCGGCAACTTCTTCATCGAGCTCGACAGGCTTGGCGTCTTCAAAGAGGGCCTCGAAGTCCCAAAGCTTGAGGGTCTTGAGGTCAGGAAAGAAAAGGACGCCACGGGGAAAGAGGTTACATTCTACATCCTTCCAAAGCTGGAACGTGAGAAGAGACTGAGGGCGCTCCTTGCGGCCATAATGCAGTACCACGGGGGTGCAAAGCTCAGCAACTTCTTTACCAAAGTTTATCCCGAGATCATGGTCGTGGCCCTGCTGAAGAGGAAAGTCCCGGCAATAGGTGATGCATTAGCTGTGAAGCCAGGCTACGTCGATGGGAAGCTGGTAATTGACGTGGACAGGCTGAGGGAGACTGTAGAAACCTTCGAGGACAACATCGAGAAGCTTTACATAGGACTCTTCGAGAGCCGCTTCGCCAACGTAGATGAGCTGAGAAATTCATTCAGCGACATGGACAACGTAGAGATACTGAGCATGAAGGCGCTGAGGGAGAGGCTTGAAGAACTTGAACTCGGTGAGTAA